The Vibrio nitrifigilis genome window below encodes:
- the xylA gene encoding xylose isomerase, translating to MTEFFSNVKPIQFEGKNTDNPLAFRYYDADKMILGKPMKDHLRFAAAYWHSLTWPGVDIFGQGTFERPWMQPGNAMELAHLKADVAFEFFSKLNVPYYCFHDVDVSPEGANVREYVNNLAQMVDILGNKQEQTGVKLLWGTANAFSNPRYMAGAASNPDPKVFAYAATQIFNAMKATKTLGGQNYVLWGGREGYETLLNTDLRQERQQLGRLMQMVVENKHKIGFKGTILIEPKPQEPTKHQYDYDVSAVYGFLKQFGLEDEIKVNIEANHATLAGHSFQHEVATAVSLGILGSIDANRGDPQLGWDTDQFPNSVEENSLVLYEILKAGGLTTGGFNFDARLRRPSIAPEDLFYGHIGGMDTMALALEKAAAMIENDQLAKNIAQRYAGWNEPLGKGILNGDYSLESLASYAVDNNIQPVKESGRQEYLENIVNRYIF from the coding sequence ATGACTGAGTTCTTTTCCAACGTGAAACCTATTCAATTTGAAGGAAAAAATACCGACAACCCACTCGCATTTCGATACTACGATGCAGACAAAATGATCTTGGGAAAACCAATGAAAGATCATCTACGTTTTGCTGCAGCATACTGGCATAGTCTCACTTGGCCAGGTGTGGACATTTTTGGACAAGGAACATTTGAGCGACCTTGGATGCAACCCGGTAATGCGATGGAACTGGCACATCTCAAAGCTGATGTCGCATTTGAATTTTTCTCAAAATTGAATGTGCCTTATTACTGTTTCCATGATGTTGATGTGTCTCCTGAAGGGGCTAATGTTCGTGAATATGTGAATAATCTAGCGCAAATGGTTGATATTTTAGGGAATAAACAAGAGCAAACCGGTGTGAAACTGTTGTGGGGGACCGCTAATGCTTTCTCAAATCCGCGTTATATGGCTGGAGCTGCAAGTAACCCCGATCCTAAAGTCTTTGCCTATGCTGCTACTCAAATTTTTAATGCGATGAAAGCGACGAAAACATTAGGTGGTCAAAATTATGTGCTTTGGGGAGGACGTGAAGGATACGAAACGTTGCTCAATACTGATTTACGTCAAGAACGTCAACAGCTGGGACGTTTGATGCAAATGGTTGTTGAAAATAAGCATAAAATCGGTTTCAAAGGCACTATCTTGATTGAGCCTAAACCTCAAGAGCCAACTAAACACCAATACGATTATGATGTTTCAGCAGTTTATGGGTTCTTGAAACAGTTCGGTTTAGAAGATGAAATTAAAGTCAATATTGAAGCAAACCATGCCACTCTTGCTGGTCATAGTTTCCAACATGAGGTTGCTACTGCAGTTTCTTTGGGAATTCTAGGTTCGATTGACGCTAACCGTGGCGATCCTCAATTAGGATGGGATACTGACCAATTTCCTAACAGCGTAGAAGAAAACAGCTTGGTGCTATATGAAATCCTCAAAGCTGGGGGATTAACAACGGGTGGATTTAACTTTGATGCTCGTTTACGTCGTCCATCTATTGCACCGGAAGATCTTTTCTATGGTCATATCGGTGGTATGGATACGATGGCTCTCGCACTGGAAAAAGCTGCTGCCATGATTGAAAACGATCAATTAGCGAAGAATATAGCTCAACGTTACGCCGGATGGAATGAGCCTCTGGGTAAAGGTATCTTAAATGGTGATTACTCATTAGAATCTTTAGCAAGCTATGCAGTGGATAATAATATTCAACCTGTGAAAGAGTCTGGGCGTCAGGAGTATTTAGAAAATATTGTTAACCGGTATATTTTCTAA
- a CDS encoding sugar porter family MFS transporter, which yields METKLSVIRLTLVVALGGLLFGYDTAVISGATEALQNYFQLTSTELGFAASSALIGCVIGALISGDSSTRFGRRGALFIAALLFLISAIGSAIPQNYWTFVVYRIIGGIGVGIASMVSPMYIAEVAPPARRGGLVACNQFAIIFGMLVVYFVNYGIALIGTEQWLNHTGWRYMFASETIPAGLFLVLLFFIPETPRWLAMKGRDEQAQKLLQALSPGENVSNQWHEIQASLSHKDKPSIVAAGMLGVLIIGIMLSVLQQVTGINVFLYYAPTILKGFSSSSIDIALLQTILVGAVNLSFTAVAIFTVDKFGRRPLMMIGAFLMAISMIAIGTAAYMDAIGGYLLVFVLLYIAAFALSLGPVVWVLLAEIFPNNIRSKALSIAVFAQWAANFLVSQTFPMMNDHQSTIYQTFNGGFPFWLYGIFGLFTVFFIYRWVPETKGRSLEQLEQLWHKKQHIHGEAALH from the coding sequence ATGGAAACTAAACTAAGTGTTATTAGACTAACGCTAGTTGTCGCATTAGGAGGACTGCTGTTCGGCTACGATACAGCCGTTATCTCTGGGGCGACAGAAGCACTACAAAATTACTTTCAGTTAACTTCAACTGAGCTAGGTTTTGCCGCATCCTCGGCTCTTATCGGTTGTGTCATCGGTGCATTAATTTCTGGTGATTCCAGTACGCGTTTTGGCCGTCGAGGAGCACTTTTTATTGCTGCTTTACTGTTCTTAATTTCTGCTATCGGATCTGCGATTCCACAAAACTATTGGACCTTTGTTGTCTATCGCATTATCGGAGGGATTGGTGTTGGGATCGCATCAATGGTATCCCCCATGTATATTGCCGAAGTAGCACCACCAGCCCGTCGAGGTGGTTTGGTCGCGTGTAACCAATTTGCAATAATTTTTGGCATGTTAGTGGTCTATTTTGTCAACTACGGCATCGCACTTATTGGCACTGAGCAATGGCTAAATCATACTGGCTGGCGTTACATGTTCGCCTCTGAAACCATCCCTGCGGGCCTGTTCCTTGTTCTGCTATTTTTTATTCCAGAAACACCTCGTTGGCTCGCAATGAAAGGCCGTGATGAACAAGCTCAAAAGCTATTGCAAGCGCTCAGTCCTGGTGAAAATGTTTCAAACCAATGGCATGAAATTCAAGCTTCTTTAAGTCACAAAGACAAACCGTCAATTGTAGCTGCAGGGATGCTAGGAGTACTCATCATTGGGATTATGTTGAGTGTTTTACAACAAGTTACCGGTATTAACGTCTTCTTGTATTATGCTCCTACTATCTTGAAAGGCTTTAGTTCTTCTTCAATAGATATAGCATTACTGCAAACTATTTTGGTTGGTGCGGTCAACCTGAGCTTTACCGCCGTGGCGATTTTTACCGTGGACAAATTTGGTCGCCGTCCTCTCATGATGATTGGTGCATTTTTAATGGCAATTAGTATGATAGCCATTGGTACTGCTGCATATATGGATGCCATTGGTGGCTACCTTCTCGTGTTTGTGTTGCTCTATATTGCTGCTTTTGCTTTATCTCTTGGCCCTGTTGTTTGGGTACTTTTAGCAGAGATCTTTCCTAACAACATCCGTTCTAAAGCATTATCAATTGCTGTTTTTGCTCAATGGGCTGCAAACTTCTTGGTATCACAAACCTTCCCGATGATGAATGACCATCAAAGCACTATTTATCAGACCTTTAATGGTGGTTTCCCATTCTGGCTTTATGGGATTTTTGGCTTATTTACAGTATTTTTTATTTATCGGTGGGTTCCCGAAACAAAAGGTCGTTCTTTAGAACAACTAGAGCAGCTCTGGCACAAAAAACAACACATTCATGGTGAAGCTGCCCTTCACTAA
- a CDS encoding XylR family transcriptional regulator — MNKNYQISLLFNANKAYDRQVIEGIGEYLQASQCHWNIFIQEDFTTDIKQFQNWKGDGVIADFDNPHIATLLAQSDIPVVGIGGSYDNLEDYPAVPYVATDNASLIEAAFVHLKQKGLQRFAFYGIPHDSWERWACEREKAFVNLVSREGYYHSIFRGSETNSETWQFDMNRLSDWLQQLPTPIGIIAVTDARARHLLQACDALNLVVPDKIAVIGIDNEEVTRYLTRVSLSSVGQGTRTMGYSAAKLLQKMLEGERWVGKSFPRILIPATRVYERQSSDYQGVDDPYVVQAMHYIRQNACKGIKVEQVLDHIGISRTNLEARFKQERGHSIHHEIHQVKLNRASYLLASSELTIADVAEVCGYPSIQYMYSVFKKAFNQTPKEYRTERN; from the coding sequence ATGAATAAGAACTATCAGATCTCGTTATTGTTTAATGCCAATAAAGCTTATGACCGTCAGGTCATAGAAGGCATTGGTGAATATTTGCAAGCATCTCAGTGTCATTGGAATATTTTTATTCAAGAAGATTTTACGACTGATATAAAGCAGTTCCAAAATTGGAAAGGAGATGGCGTTATTGCCGATTTTGATAATCCTCACATAGCAACATTACTTGCACAATCTGATATTCCTGTCGTTGGAATTGGCGGTTCCTATGACAATTTAGAAGATTATCCTGCTGTTCCTTATGTTGCGACGGATAATGCATCTTTAATTGAGGCGGCTTTCGTTCACCTTAAGCAAAAAGGTTTACAACGTTTTGCTTTTTATGGAATACCTCATGATTCTTGGGAGCGTTGGGCATGTGAAAGAGAAAAAGCCTTCGTTAATTTGGTTAGTAGAGAAGGGTATTACCATTCTATTTTTCGCGGTAGTGAAACTAATTCTGAAACATGGCAATTCGACATGAATAGATTATCTGATTGGTTACAGCAGTTACCAACACCAATCGGTATTATCGCTGTGACGGATGCCAGAGCACGCCATTTATTACAAGCTTGTGATGCACTTAATCTTGTTGTGCCAGATAAAATTGCCGTAATCGGTATTGATAATGAAGAAGTGACTCGATATTTAACTCGAGTTTCCCTTAGTTCTGTTGGTCAAGGGACCAGAACCATGGGGTATTCAGCTGCAAAGTTGTTACAAAAGATGCTTGAAGGAGAGCGATGGGTTGGGAAATCTTTTCCTCGTATTCTTATCCCTGCTACTCGGGTATATGAACGTCAAAGCTCCGACTATCAAGGCGTTGATGATCCTTATGTAGTTCAGGCTATGCATTACATTCGTCAAAATGCTTGTAAGGGAATAAAGGTTGAACAAGTTTTAGATCATATTGGTATTTCTCGAACCAATTTGGAGGCCCGTTTTAAACAAGAAAGAGGTCACTCAATTCATCATGAAATTCATCAAGTCAAATTAAATAGAGCGAGTTATTTGCTGGCAAGTAGTGAGCTAACTATTGCCGATGTGGCTGAGGTGTGTGGCTACCCATCAATACAATATATGTACTCGGTTTTTAAAAAGGCGTTTAATCAAACGCCTAAAGAGTATAGAACTGAACGTAACTGA
- the xylB gene encoding xylulokinase, producing the protein MYIGIDLGTSGVKSILMTEEGEVVQSATVSMSVSRPQPLWSEQDPNQWWKATCQSIQELGQKHSLTNVKAIGLSGQMHGVTLLDSHNNILRPAILWNDGRCAKECQWLEEAVPDSREITGNLMMSGFSAPKIKWVQNSEPEVFTKIAKVLLPKDYLRFRLTGQYASDMSDAAGTMWLDIDQRDWSDKLLAATGLNRSNMPKLYEGSEVTGTLLPNVAQELGLSKVPVIAGGGDNAAGAIGVGIIEPGQAMISLGTSGVYFAVSNGVVTNPEAALHSFCHALPNTWHTMSVILSAASCLNWVANLINFNDVPSMMKELEQRNPTTDIVFLPYLSGERTPHNNPDAKGVFFGMTHTTDRYQLAQSVLEGVGFALADGLDAMHTKGKHPNEISLIGGGARSPYWRQMLANIFNQTLVYRQGGDVGPALGAARLAQLALATPGTNTRDICPQPPVLAEHHPDLEQHQGYAAKRQLYKALYDQLKSLF; encoded by the coding sequence ATGTATATCGGTATTGATTTAGGCACCTCAGGCGTTAAAAGTATTCTAATGACTGAAGAAGGAGAGGTAGTGCAGTCTGCTACGGTTTCTATGTCTGTCTCTCGTCCACAACCACTTTGGTCAGAACAAGATCCAAATCAATGGTGGAAAGCAACTTGCCAATCTATTCAAGAATTGGGACAAAAGCATTCGTTAACAAACGTAAAAGCTATTGGTTTGTCGGGACAAATGCATGGTGTGACATTACTTGATAGCCACAACAACATCCTACGGCCTGCAATTCTTTGGAACGACGGTCGCTGCGCTAAAGAATGCCAATGGTTGGAAGAAGCCGTTCCCGATAGTAGAGAAATAACCGGCAACTTAATGATGTCTGGATTTAGTGCACCTAAAATTAAGTGGGTACAAAATAGTGAACCGGAAGTATTTACCAAGATTGCTAAGGTTCTGCTACCTAAAGACTATTTACGCTTTCGATTAACCGGACAATATGCATCTGACATGTCTGATGCAGCAGGCACCATGTGGCTCGATATAGATCAAAGAGATTGGAGCGATAAGTTGCTAGCGGCGACCGGATTAAACCGCTCAAATATGCCAAAGCTATATGAAGGTTCTGAGGTGACTGGCACTTTACTTCCTAACGTGGCCCAAGAGCTTGGATTGTCTAAAGTTCCCGTTATAGCTGGTGGTGGTGACAATGCTGCAGGAGCGATCGGAGTAGGTATTATTGAACCAGGACAAGCAATGATATCACTGGGTACTTCTGGGGTTTATTTCGCTGTCAGTAATGGTGTAGTGACCAACCCTGAAGCAGCACTGCACAGCTTTTGTCACGCACTTCCTAACACTTGGCACACAATGTCGGTGATTTTAAGTGCAGCTTCTTGTTTGAATTGGGTAGCTAATCTGATTAATTTCAATGATGTACCAAGTATGATGAAAGAACTTGAACAAAGAAACCCCACCACTGACATTGTATTTTTACCTTACTTATCGGGGGAAAGAACGCCACACAATAATCCTGATGCAAAGGGCGTTTTTTTTGGAATGACTCATACCACTGACCGTTATCAATTAGCACAATCAGTATTAGAAGGTGTCGGATTTGCACTTGCTGATGGCTTAGATGCGATGCATACCAAAGGCAAACATCCTAATGAGATATCTTTAATTGGTGGAGGTGCTCGAAGCCCATATTGGCGCCAGATGTTAGCAAATATCTTTAATCAAACTCTTGTTTACCGTCAAGGTGGTGATGTTGGCCCTGCCTTAGGTGCTGCACGTTTAGCCCAATTAGCACTCGCCACTCCGGGAACTAACACGAGAGATATTTGCCCTCAACCACCAGTATTGGCAGAACATCATCCAGATTTAGAACAACACCAAGGATATGCAGCAAAACGCCAGCTATATAAAGCCTTATACGACCAACTGAAATCCTTATTTTAA
- a CDS encoding LysR family transcriptional regulator, translating to MLNLKQLETFVCIANLGSFRQTAEQLCTTQPAISTRIVNLENSLNTVLFHRDGGKVSLTAKGRELLPLAESIVSGSQNLLQKANREIELSGLLKIGVSETLVHTWIPHFLEQFHQLLPQVEVELSVDATVNLTKDLLARNLDIAMMMGPVNEPSAVNKPLSSYELFWVARPDIAEQIEHKVSNFVSWPIITYGRNTSPYHEIAHYFKLNNIHNIRFYSSASLSASLKLVENGVGIASLPKEVVQQQLDNGQLAVINADWQPNPLNFTVTYLNSSESIRNNTLINQAVDMALTVANTKASSMS from the coding sequence ATGCTAAACCTTAAACAGTTGGAAACGTTTGTTTGTATTGCTAATTTGGGGAGTTTTCGCCAAACAGCTGAACAGCTATGTACCACTCAACCTGCTATTTCGACCCGGATTGTCAATTTAGAGAATTCATTGAATACCGTGTTATTTCACCGCGATGGTGGCAAGGTCTCTTTAACGGCGAAAGGTCGAGAATTATTGCCATTGGCAGAGAGTATCGTATCGGGCAGTCAGAATTTATTACAAAAAGCGAATCGAGAGATAGAACTCTCCGGCTTATTGAAAATAGGAGTGTCTGAAACCTTAGTTCATACTTGGATTCCGCATTTTTTGGAACAGTTCCATCAACTGTTACCTCAAGTTGAAGTGGAACTGTCAGTTGATGCCACCGTTAACCTAACCAAAGATTTATTAGCCCGCAACTTGGATATTGCGATGATGATGGGGCCGGTTAATGAGCCATCTGCGGTCAATAAACCGCTCAGTAGTTATGAACTGTTTTGGGTTGCTCGTCCTGATATTGCCGAACAAATAGAACATAAAGTAAGTAATTTTGTGAGTTGGCCAATTATCACTTACGGACGAAATACATCGCCATACCATGAAATTGCTCATTATTTTAAGCTGAATAATATTCACAATATTCGCTTTTATTCTTCCGCTTCTTTATCCGCAAGTTTGAAGTTGGTTGAAAATGGGGTAGGGATTGCTTCCTTACCTAAGGAAGTGGTTCAGCAGCAATTAGATAACGGACAACTGGCTGTCATTAATGCCGATTGGCAGCCCAACCCGCTGAATTTTACCGTGACCTATTTAAACTCAAGCGAAAGTATACGTAATAATACGTTGATCAATCAGGCGGTTGATATGGCTTTGACTGTAGCTAATACAAAGGCCAGCTCTATGAGCTAG
- a CDS encoding putative hydro-lyase yields the protein MTNGLASLSPADVRAFIRTNEHKGSTSGLAKGYLQANLLILPADWATDFLLFCQKNPVACPLIGVSEPGNPYIPELGYDIDVSRDVPEYHVFHDGEFSEAVNDLGQHWRDDLVIFALGCSFSFEDALMQAGLKVRNIEQKTNVSMYDTNIACLPAGKFSGNMVVSMRPFTPKDAIRAIQVTSRFPKAHGAPVHFGSPETIGIKDITQPNYGEAVDIYDGEVPVFWACGVTPQNVVRHSKPPFCITHSPGKMLITDLLNNAHAVL from the coding sequence ATGACAAATGGACTAGCTTCACTTTCTCCCGCCGACGTGCGTGCCTTCATTCGAACCAATGAACATAAAGGTTCTACCAGTGGATTAGCTAAAGGCTATTTACAAGCTAACTTACTGATTCTTCCTGCTGATTGGGCCACTGATTTTCTACTGTTTTGTCAAAAAAACCCGGTCGCTTGTCCACTGATTGGGGTGTCTGAACCTGGTAATCCTTACATTCCAGAGCTTGGCTATGATATCGATGTTAGCCGCGATGTACCGGAATACCATGTGTTCCATGATGGTGAATTTTCCGAAGCAGTAAACGATCTCGGCCAGCACTGGCGTGATGATTTAGTGATTTTTGCTTTAGGCTGCTCATTCTCATTTGAAGATGCCCTGATGCAAGCAGGATTGAAAGTTCGTAACATCGAACAGAAGACCAATGTCTCTATGTATGACACCAATATTGCATGCTTACCTGCAGGGAAATTCTCGGGCAACATGGTGGTCTCAATGCGACCATTTACGCCTAAAGATGCCATTCGAGCGATTCAAGTCACTAGTCGTTTTCCGAAAGCGCATGGAGCCCCTGTTCACTTTGGCTCTCCTGAAACCATTGGCATTAAAGATATTACGCAACCTAATTATGGTGAAGCTGTCGATATTTATGATGGCGAAGTGCCAGTATTTTGGGCTTGCGGCGTGACACCACAAAACGTGGTACGCCACAGTAAGCCACCCTTTTGTATCACTCACTCACCAGGCAAGATGTTAATCACTGATCTATTGAATAATGCACACGCAGTGCTTTAA
- a CDS encoding 5-oxoprolinase subunit PxpA encodes MKINCDMGESFGNWKIGHDSEVMPYIDMANIACGMHASDPTVMLNTVRLAKQHGVTIGAHPGYADLQGFGRRNMALSSDELTALFIYQIGALKLICASEGVPLSYVKPHGALYNTMMKDDELFETLLKTMKSAAPELSLVVMAVPNHQQYQATAEKYGITLWFEAFVDRAYGEDGRLVPRSVPGSAYADLDTIGAQAQSLIEHQQVTTLSGTVIPVRADTLCIHGDGPQALPTAKLLDSLIHQGQAVCK; translated from the coding sequence ATGAAGATCAATTGCGATATGGGTGAGAGTTTCGGTAACTGGAAAATAGGACATGACAGTGAGGTCATGCCATATATCGATATGGCTAATATCGCTTGTGGTATGCATGCTTCTGACCCAACAGTAATGCTAAATACTGTCCGTTTAGCCAAACAACACGGTGTCACTATTGGCGCTCACCCCGGCTATGCTGATTTGCAAGGCTTTGGCCGCCGAAATATGGCATTGAGCAGTGACGAACTCACTGCCCTATTTATCTATCAAATTGGGGCATTAAAACTCATTTGTGCCAGTGAAGGCGTTCCACTGAGTTATGTAAAACCTCACGGCGCGCTTTATAACACCATGATGAAAGATGACGAACTATTTGAGACGCTATTAAAAACGATGAAATCAGCCGCGCCAGAATTATCACTCGTTGTCATGGCTGTACCTAATCACCAACAGTATCAAGCAACTGCTGAAAAATATGGGATTACCTTGTGGTTTGAAGCGTTTGTAGACCGCGCATACGGTGAAGATGGACGCCTTGTTCCTCGCTCCGTTCCCGGCTCGGCATACGCCGATCTAGACACCATCGGAGCACAAGCACAATCTCTGATTGAACACCAACAAGTGACCACACTCTCTGGTACCGTTATTCCAGTTCGAGCAGATACGCTATGTATTCACGGTGATGGCCCACAAGCACTCCCAACGGCGAAATTATTGGATAGCTTGATTCATCAGGGACAAGCCGTATGCAAATAA
- the pxpB gene encoding 5-oxoprolinase subunit PxpB, which translates to MQINAVNENSVILYFGDVISAEVADAIGAAVPLIRAALNEHLVDIVPSYTSILVTFDLMAMDCTECIAKLTPVLANITSAQSDKEPSRLIEIPVYYGKEVALDADDVCEHTGLNFEEVVRLHTSEAYRVYAIGFTPGFAYLGNTPAELEIARKKTPRLSIPKGSVALADRQTAIYPKVSPGGWQVIGKTPMELIDYQRANLSLFEMGAKVIFTAITREEFIELGGSLDSELNHRHEGNSAKKPQRDKEIA; encoded by the coding sequence ATGCAAATAAACGCCGTTAATGAAAATTCAGTCATTCTCTATTTTGGTGACGTCATTAGCGCTGAAGTTGCCGATGCTATCGGTGCGGCTGTACCTTTAATTCGTGCTGCATTAAATGAACACTTGGTCGATATTGTTCCATCTTACACATCGATCCTCGTGACATTTGATTTAATGGCGATGGATTGCACTGAATGCATTGCCAAGCTGACTCCTGTATTAGCCAATATAACTTCTGCGCAAAGTGATAAAGAACCGTCACGTTTGATTGAAATTCCGGTGTATTACGGAAAAGAAGTAGCACTTGATGCGGATGACGTCTGTGAACATACTGGATTGAATTTTGAAGAAGTGGTACGTCTGCACACCAGTGAGGCATACCGAGTCTATGCAATTGGTTTTACTCCGGGCTTTGCTTACCTCGGTAATACGCCCGCTGAGTTAGAAATTGCCAGGAAGAAAACACCGCGTTTATCGATTCCTAAAGGCAGTGTTGCCCTTGCCGATCGACAAACTGCAATTTATCCAAAAGTCTCGCCGGGTGGATGGCAAGTAATTGGTAAAACGCCAATGGAACTGATTGATTATCAGCGCGCTAATCTGTCTTTGTTTGAGATGGGTGCAAAAGTGATATTTACAGCCATCACTCGAGAAGAGTTTATTGAGCTAGGAGGCTCACTCGACTCGGAGTTAAACCATCGCCACGAGGGCAATTCGGCAAAAAAGCCTCAGCGTGATAAGGAGATCGCCTGA
- a CDS encoding 5-oxoprolinase subunit C family protein — MMLRILSPGPLSLLQDLGRQGHQHIGVSPGGPMDEHAFLWANRLLDNTLNDAQIEITMGQFRAEFTAEITFALTGADMGAKLNDKPIVPWQSYHAQPGDTIALRGARYGTRCYLAVKGGFTSDPILHSRTTVVRDQLGGLDQHGSALKAGDEVPYITQQDDAPLRHVPSQFVPEYGPNIELEVIPSYQFDRFAPEQRERFFNHDYTVTTNCDRMGYRLSGESIQCQEQKLISEGIALGAIQIPADGQPIVLMRDRQTIGGYPKMGCVCAKDLSKLAQSQPGTTVRFVEKSLEQATQERRLELQFFNHYVSRNQRTTV, encoded by the coding sequence CTGATGTTACGTATTCTTTCCCCCGGCCCTTTGAGTCTGCTACAAGATTTAGGCCGTCAGGGTCATCAACATATTGGTGTTAGCCCTGGCGGACCAATGGATGAGCACGCATTCTTATGGGCAAACCGTCTATTAGACAACACGTTAAATGATGCGCAAATCGAAATCACCATGGGACAATTTCGTGCAGAGTTTACCGCAGAGATCACCTTTGCTCTGACTGGCGCAGATATGGGCGCAAAACTCAACGATAAACCCATAGTGCCTTGGCAGAGCTATCACGCCCAGCCCGGAGATACCATTGCTCTTCGAGGCGCACGTTACGGTACACGTTGCTATCTTGCCGTTAAAGGCGGATTTACATCAGATCCTATTTTGCATAGCCGCACCACGGTGGTTCGCGATCAACTTGGTGGATTAGATCAGCATGGCAGTGCTTTAAAGGCTGGCGATGAAGTGCCATACATCACTCAGCAAGATGACGCTCCACTACGCCACGTACCAAGCCAGTTTGTCCCTGAATATGGACCCAATATTGAATTAGAGGTTATTCCAAGTTATCAGTTCGATCGCTTTGCTCCAGAACAACGTGAGCGATTCTTTAATCATGACTATACCGTGACAACCAACTGCGATCGTATGGGATATCGTTTATCTGGCGAGTCCATTCAATGCCAAGAACAGAAACTAATATCAGAAGGTATTGCACTCGGCGCGATTCAAATTCCAGCGGATGGGCAACCCATTGTTTTGATGCGCGATAGACAAACCATTGGCGGGTATCCAAAAATGGGCTGCGTCTGCGCCAAAGATTTAAGTAAACTCGCCCAAAGCCAACCCGGTACTACCGTGCGCTTTGTGGAAAAGAGCTTAGAGCAAGCGACTCAAGAACGCCGTTTGGAACTGCAGTTCTTCAATCATTATGTGAGTCGAAACCAACGCACAACGGTTTAA
- a CDS encoding NRAMP family divalent metal transporter: MSSERVITQTSVGSQTKSKSGFDWSLIMGAAFLMATSAVGPGFLTQTTVFTQTLGASFAFVILISILLDIGAQLNIWRVIVVSKKRAQDIANDLLPGLGIAIAAAVALGGLAFNIGNIAGAGLGVNVLFPGISPIGGAALSAVIAVAIFLLKDATKVMDRFTIILGGALILMTLYVLFSTNPPVAEAAYRAVAPAHLDVISIVTLVGGTVGGYITFAGAHRLVDAGVVGKESLPQVTRGSLSAISVASIVRIILFLAALGVVSQGVTLDPSNPPASMFQHAAGDIGYKLFGLVLWAAAITSVIGAAYTSVSFLRTLHPFIERHSRGFIIGFIVISTFIFCSIGKPITLLVLVGAINGFILPVTLGTMLVAAHKKRIVGDYQHPVWLSAIGWIISIMMALMSLYSIYKMVLA, encoded by the coding sequence ATGTCCTCAGAAAGAGTCATTACGCAAACGAGCGTCGGTTCTCAAACCAAGAGTAAATCTGGTTTTGATTGGTCGCTTATCATGGGTGCCGCGTTCCTTATGGCCACATCGGCAGTAGGTCCCGGATTTTTAACACAAACCACTGTTTTTACTCAAACACTTGGCGCCAGCTTCGCCTTTGTTATTCTTATTTCCATCTTGCTTGATATCGGTGCTCAGCTCAACATATGGCGTGTTATTGTCGTCTCTAAAAAACGAGCCCAAGATATTGCCAATGATCTATTACCCGGCCTTGGTATTGCTATTGCCGCAGCCGTTGCATTGGGTGGTCTAGCATTTAACATCGGTAATATTGCCGGGGCTGGCCTTGGCGTTAATGTTCTCTTTCCAGGTATCAGCCCTATTGGTGGCGCAGCATTGAGTGCGGTCATTGCAGTTGCGATTTTCCTACTCAAAGATGCCACTAAGGTCATGGACCGTTTTACCATTATTCTGGGCGGTGCTCTGATTTTGATGACCTTATACGTGCTGTTTTCAACCAACCCTCCCGTTGCTGAAGCCGCATATCGCGCGGTAGCGCCAGCGCATTTAGATGTGATTTCGATTGTCACCTTAGTCGGAGGCACCGTCGGTGGCTACATTACGTTTGCGGGTGCGCACCGCCTAGTGGATGCTGGTGTGGTGGGCAAAGAGTCTCTTCCACAGGTGACTCGCGGGTCTTTATCTGCCATTAGTGTGGCATCGATTGTTCGTATTATTCTATTTTTGGCAGCATTAGGTGTCGTGAGTCAAGGTGTGACACTGGATCCAAGCAATCCCCCTGCTTCAATGTTCCAACACGCCGCAGGCGATATTGGTTACAAACTGTTTGGTTTAGTGCTTTGGGCTGCGGCCATCACATCCGTGATCGGCGCTGCGTATACTTCAGTATCATTCCTAAGAACACTCCATCCATTCATTGAACGTCATAGCCGCGGATTCATTATTGGCTTTATTGTTATTTCCACCTTTATCTTCTGCTCAATTGGTAAGCCAATTACGTTATTGGTATTGGTAGGCGCGATTAACGGCTTCATTCTTCCAGTGACACTGGGCACTATGCTGGTAGCTGCACATAAAAAACGCATTGTCGGTGACTATCAACACCCTGTATGGCTATCTGCTATCGGTTGGATCATCTCGATTATGATGGCACTAATGAGCCTGTACAGTATCTATAAAATGGTCTTGGCATAA